The Tautonia plasticadhaerens nucleotide sequence CATGTGGCCCGATGTCGATCGGGGAACACCCGAGCCGATCGGGATCCGGGGCCCGTCCCGGTCAGGCCCCGGCGAGCCGGCCGGTCGCCTCCTCCATGATCCGGTGCTCGGTCCACCGGTCGACGGGCCGGGCCTCGCCGAGCACGCCCCGGCTCATGACGGCGATCCGGTCGCAGACGCCGAGCAGCTCCGGCAGGTAGGAGCTGACCATCAGGACGGCCTTCCCCCCGGCGGCCAGCTCGCCGATCATCCGGTAGATCTCGGCCTTGCTGCCGACGTCGATCCCCCGGGTCGGCTCGTCGAGCAGCAGCACGTCGGCGCGCTGGTGCAGCAGCCGGGCCAGCGCCACCTTCTGCTGATTGCCGCCCGAGAGGGCCCCGACCCGCTGGTCGGGCCCGGTGGAGCGGACCCGCATCGCCTCCATCCAGTGCCGGGCCTCGGCCCTCCTGCCCCGGAGACGCAGCCATCCGAGCCGGGAATAGCGGCCGAGGGCCGAGAGGGTCAGGTTCTCCTCGACGGAACGGCCCAGCGCCAGCCCTTCCGCCTTGCGGTCCTCGCTGAGCAGGCCGAGCCCCTGGGCGATCCGATCCCCGGGCGACCCCGATGATCGGCCCGAGACCCCGTGGACGGTGACCCGGCCCTCCCGGACCTCGTCGAGCCCGAAGACCGCCCGGAGCAGCTCCGTCCGGCCGGCGCCGACGAGCCCGGCGACGCCGAGGACTTCCCCCCGCCTCAGTTGCAGGTCCGCCCGCCTGGGGAGCCGACGGCCCGAGAGCCCGTGGAGGTCCAGCACCGGGGCCCCGGCTTGACGCGGGACCCGGGGGAACATCTCCGTCAGGTCCCGGCCGACCATCGCGGCGATGATCGCCCGCAGCTCGGCCCCCTCCATCAGGCCGCCGGCCACGGCCCGGCCGTCCCGGAGGACCGTGTACCGCCGGGCCACCCGCTTCACCTCCTCGAGGAAGTGGCTGATGTAGGCGATCGCCAGGCCCCGGGCCCGCAGCCGGTCGATCACGGCGAAGAGGCGTCCGGCGTCCCGCTCGGTGAGGGAGCTGGTCGGCTCGTCGAAGACGATCACCCGGGCGTCGCCGACCAGGGCCCTCGCCACCTCGACGAGTTGCTGCGCCCCGACGCTCAGGCCCCCGGCGATCGCGTCCGGCCGGATGTCGGCGTGGTCGAGCAGCCCGAGCGCCTCCCGGACGACCCGGCGGTGCTCCTTCCCCCGGAGCAGGCCGAGGCGCGTCCGCTCCTGCCCGAGCATGACGTTGGCCTCGACCGTCAGGTGCGGGGCGATCGCCAGCTCCTGGTAGATCATCGCCACCCCTCGGGAGAGGGCGTCCCGCGGCCCCCGGGGGGCGTAGGGGTCCCCGGCGAGGGTCATCGAGCCGAGGTCGGGGCGACAGGCGCCGCTGAGCACCTTCATCAGGGTGCTCTTGCCCGCGCCGTTCTCGCCGATCAGGGCGTGGACCTCCCCCGGGTACAGGTCGATCGAGACGCCGTCCAGGGCTTGGCTGGCGCCGAACCGCTTGGCGACGCCCCGCATCGACAGCAGCGGGATGCCCGATGCGTCGGCCATCTCACTCGCGCCCCGACTTGAGCATCCCGGCCCCCTCCAGCGCCCGGAGCATGCCGAAGGTGCTCGATTCGTTCGGGGCGAAGATGGCGTCGACCTGGCCTCGGTATCGGGTGACCAGTTGCTGCGACTTCTCCAGGGCCGTGGCCGCGGTGGCCCCGGCGTACTGGTCCTGGGAGACGAACTCGACGCCCGGGAACTCGCTGGCCATCGTGTCCAGGAAGCCCTGCTCGCGCTGCTCGGTGCTGGCCGAGCCGACGGCGTACCGCAGGAGGATCGCCCGGCCCTCTCCGCCCATCAGCTCGCCCATCCTCCTGGCGGCCAGGACGCCGCCGTTGTAATTGTCGGTGGCGACGTAGCTGACGGGCGCCTCTGAGTTCAGGGCCGAATCGATGATGACCACGGGGATGCCCCGCTCGGTCGCCTGCTCGACCGGGCCGACCAGCGCCCTCGCGTCCAGCGGGGCCAGGACGATGCCGTCGACCCCCAGGGCGATGGCGTTCTGCACCAGCTCGATCTGCTGCTGGCGGTCGTCCTCCTTCTGCGGCCCCTTCCAGAGGATCTCGGCGTTCATCTCGTCGGCGGCCGCCTTGGCCCCGTAGTGGATGGTCTGCCAGAACTCGTGGGTGGTCCCCTTGGGGATGACCATGATCCGCCAGGCCTTCTTCTTCTCGCCCGAGAGGCTGGCGTCGGCCCCGTGGTCGATCTTGGGCGGGTCGAGCAGCTCGGCGACCTCCGCGGTGCCCATGTTTTCGGGAGTCGCCAGCGTCTCCCCCGTGGCGACCTCGGCCTCGACCTCCCGGTCTTCGAGGTGGTCGATGAGCGTCTTGACCCCGAGGTAACCCATGCGTCGGGGATTCTGGAGGACGAGCCCCTGGATCTTCCCCTCCCGGAGGGCCTGGACGAGCGGCGGGCTGCCGTCGAAGCCCACGAAGAGCACCCCGCCCTCGGGGGAAGACGCGCCGGAGGGGGAGGAGGGCCCCCCCTGCTCCGCCGGGACGCCGCACCCGGCGGCCAGGACGAGCATCGACGACACGAACACCGCAGTCCGGCCGATCATGGCGGTTGGCCTCCGAGGCAGGCGACCCGATCAGAAGATCATCGGAGAGACGGGGGAGGACGGCCATCGTAGGGGGGGCGGTGAGGGCGGTCAAGCACGCGACGAAGGACCGGCGACGCGGGGGAGTTTGGGATTTTCCTCATGCGTAACTCCAGGCAAATTTTCACCCTTTCGCCGCGAAGCCCTCACAATCCGGATCGGGTTGTTGACTCGGGGAAATCCCCTGGTACTATGTCCCTTGTCGCCGGTGAGACACACCTGACGCGGGCCGCCGAGAAAGGCGGCCCGTTCTCACCTGTGCGAGGCACCGTGACGCCGCCGTTCGGACGCATCCCGACGCTTGCACCACGCGAGCGAACCGGGCGGCCCGACGCGACGTAGGAGTGATCCCGGGGGGCCGGCCCATCGGCGACGATGGGGCGGGCCCGCGAACCGGGGTCGAGTCGGTGGCTCGCCGTGTCCTCGGGCCGGCGGCATCTTTGGCAATCCGGTCGATCGCCCGATTGAATCAAACGCAATCGGCCCTTCACTGAGCGTCGCGGCACCGGCAACGGGGCCGCGGCGGGCGGGGGGGGCCGGCCCGCCGGTCGCCGGGAGGCGACGGCGGCGGGAGGCGTGTGTGAGCCGAGCGCTGTTCAGTTTCGGCGAGGATCATCAGCCGTCGGGCCCCGACAACGGTCGGGGCCCAAGGCCGGCCGATGGTGGCGTCCAGGTCCGCCGGCGTGCCCGCGAGGGGGGTCGGCGACGGAGACGGCATCAGGGCCGCCCGCCGCGAAGGCGATCGCGAGGCTCCGGCCGAGCGGTCGCGGGCGGGACGCAGAGACGAGTCGGCAGGCGTCGAGGGGGCCCTTCGCGGGGCGTCCTCAACTGGGGCCTGCCGGCGAGGGAATTCGACCACTCGAACTCGTTCGGGAGTCGGCGGCGGGTCGCTTCGGCGGCGTGCCGCACTTTTCGAAGGGTTTGATCCTGGCTCAGAATGAACGTTGGCGGCGTGGATTAGGCATGCAAGTCGGACGCCCCTCGGGGGCGTGGCGAAAGGGTGAGTAAGGCGACGGCAACCAACCCCGCGGAGGGGGACAGCCACGGGAAACTGTGGGTAATCCCCCATGACGCCGCGATGATGGCCTCATCATCCGGCCAAAGGTGCGAGTCCGCCGCGGGACGGGCCGTCGTGGTATCAGGTCGTTGGTGGGGTAATGGCCCACCAAGCCGATGACGCCTAGCGGGCGTGCGAGCGTGGCCCGCCACACTGGGACTGAGACACTGCCCAGACACCTACGGGTGGCTGCAGTCGAGAATCTTCGGCAATGGTCGACAGACTGACCGAGCGACGCCGCGTGGAGGACGAAGGCCTTCGGGTTGTAAACTCCTGTCGAGGGGGAACAAGGTGCCGCGAAGAGCGGCGCTTGAGTGATCCCTGGAGGAAGCACGGGCTAAGTTCGTGCCAGCAGCCGCGGTAAGACGAACCGTGCGAACGTTATTCGGAATCACTGGGCTTAAAGCGCGTGTAGGCGGATGGCCGCGTCGGTCGCTGAAAGCCCCCGGCTCAACCGGGGGTGTGGCGCCGAAACGGGTCGTCTGGAGGGGCGTAGGGGGAGCTGGAACTCACGGTGGAGCGGTGATATGCGTTGAGATCGTGAGGAACGCCCGCGGCGAAAGCGAGCTCCTGGACGCCTGCTGACGCTGAGACGCGAAAGCCAGGGGAGCGAACGGGATTAGATACCCCGGTAGTCCTGGCCGTAAACGATGGGCACTGGGTAGGGGGCTCGCCGATGGGCCCCCTGCCGCAGCGAAAGCGTGAAGTGCCCCGCCTGGGAAGTATGGCCGCAAGGCTGAAACTCAAAGGAATTGACGGGGGCTCACACAAGCGGTGGAGCATGTGGCTTAATTCGAGGCTACGCGAAGAACCTTATCCCGGGCTTGACATGCGCGGATTAGCGTCGTGAAAGCGGCGTGACGCCTTCGGGTGGAACGTGCACAGGTGCTGCATGGCTGTCGTCAGCTCGTGCCGTGAGGTGTTGGGTTAAGTCCCGTAACGAGCGAAACCCCTGCGACCAGTTGCCATCATTAAGTTGGGGACTCTGGTCGGACCGCCGGCGTCAAGCCGGAGGAAGGCGGGGACGACGTCAAGTCATCATGGCCCTTATGCCCGGGGCTGCACACGTGCTACAATGGGCCGGACAGAGCGTCGCCACCGCGCAAGCGGGAGCCAATCGCAGAAACCGGCCCTCAGTTCGGATTGTGGGCTGCAACCCGCCCACATGAAGCTGGAATCGCTAGTAATCGCGGATCAGCAGTGCCGCGGTGAATGGGTTCCTGAGCCTTGTACACACCGCCCGTCAAGCCACCAAAGCGGGGGGCACCCGAAGTCGCTGAGCCCGCGAGGGCAGGCGCCGAAGGTGAAACTCGTGATGGGGACTAAGTCGTAACAAGGTAACCGTAGGGGAACCTGCGGTTGGATCACCTCCTTTCTAAGGATGACTGATTGGCCATGCGTCCGAGGGGCCCGCCCCGCGGCCATGAGCCACATCGGCCCCGCACCGGGGCGGCACCGGCCGACGCCGTCGCCGTCCCCCCACGCGGGCCCGCCAACCAGGCGGACGTGAGTGATCCGCCATCGAACGGCCGCCGCATCGCCCCGGCGATGCGGCCGGCGGCCCGATGGCCCTCGCCGGCTGCACGGCATCGGACGCACACGCCTTGAGACGTGGATTCGTCGCGCGATCGACCGCATTCGCCCCCCCGCCCTGGGCGGGGGGCGTGGCCGTCTCCCCCGCGGGGACGGCCCCGCCCCCCGGCCAGGGCGTTGCGGCCCGCCTTCACGGGCGGGACGCATCGCATGGCCGCCCGGCCCGGGGCGTCAGGCCCCGGGCATTCTTTGACAATCCGGCAGGCCGCGATCGATTGCATCGATCGCGCAACAATTTGTCGCGAAGAACGCGCGAGCACCTCCACCGGGCAGCGGTTTGAAGTGCCAATCACACTTTCCGTCGCCGCCGCCCGGCGCTCGCGCACAGACCAGAACGTAGACCCTTCGGATGATCGGAAGTCGACGACGCGAGGTCGTCGGTGCGGATCGGCGTCGCCGGGAGGCGAGGGCCGAGCCGCGGGGGAGCGTGGTCACGCGGGCCCGTTGGGTCCCGCCGCTGCCTCACACGCAGCGTCGGGGCCGGGTCGGCGTGGTCAAGCCCCGAAGGGCACGGGGGGGATGCCTTGGCGTCGCCGGCAAGCTGGGCGTGGCAGGCTGCGAAAAGCTCGGGGGAGGGGCCGAACGCCCGTCGATCCCGAGGTACCCAGATGCGACCCGGGGAACTGAAACATCTCAGTACCCGGAGGAACGGAAAGCAACCGCGACTCCCTCAGTAGCGGCGAGCGAACGGGGAAGAGCCTAAACCGGCCGGGTCACCGGCCGGGGTCGTGGGGCCACTCATGGATTCGTTCCGGAGAGTGACAAAGACGGGATCCAACCGAAGCCGCCTGGAACGGCGCACCGCAGGGGGTGAAAGTCCCGTAGGTGACGGATTCCGTCCTCTCAGAGTGGTACCCGAGTAGGGTCGGGCACGTGAAACCCGGCCCGAATCGGCGGGGACCATCCCGCAAGGCTAAGTACCGGGCGACGACCGATAGTGAACCCAGTAGGGCGACCGAATGGTGGGAAGAACCCCGACGAGGGGAGGACACTGAACCTGAAACCCCGTGCCTACAAGCGGTGGGAGGGCGACGCTCATCGAGCCGCCTGACCGCGTGCCTTTTGCATAATGATCCGGCGAGTTCTGGTATCCGGCCGGTTAACCGCTTCAGGCGGGGAGCCCCAGCGAAAGCGAGTCCGAACAGGGCGCTTGTCGGGTGCCAGAGACGCGAAACCAGGTGACCTACCCATGGGCAGGTTGAAGCGCCCGTAACAGGGCGTGGAGGACCGAACCCACCAGTGTTGAAAAACTGGGGGATGACCCGTGGGGAGGAGTGAAAGTCTCATCAAACCTGGAGATAGCTCGTTCTCTCCGAAATGGCTCTAGGGCCAGCCTCGGGTGATCTCGTGCGGGGGTAGAGCGACGGAATCCGGCTGGGGCCCTCCCCGGGTACCCACCGGAACCCAACTCCGAATACCGCACGCTTACAGCCCGGGAGTCAGAACGCGGGGGAGAATCTCCGCGCTCGAGAGGGGAACAGCCCAGACCGCCGACCAAGGCCCCCAAGGCGATGCTCAGTGGCAAAGGAAGTGGGACCGCGGTGACAGCCGGGATGTTGGCTTAGAAGCAGCCACCATTTCAAAAGTGCGTAACAGCTCACCGGTCGAGCCGTCCCGCGCCGAAAATGACGGGGACTCAAGCATCGCGCCGCAGTCGCGGGTTGGAAGAAATTCCAGCAGTAGGAGAGCGTCGACGGCCGCGTCGAAGCCACACGGGCAACGGGTGGTGGAGCGCCGTCGAGTGCGTATGCCGGAACGAGTAACGATAAGGCCGGTGAGAAGCCGGCCCGCCGAAAGCACAAGGTTTCCTGGGGAAGGGCAATCCGCCCAGGGTCAGTCGGGACCTAAGGCGAGGCCGAAAGGCGTAGCCGATGGGCAGCGGGTGAATATTCCCGCACCCGGTGGTGCGGTTGATGGCGGGTGACGCCGAGGCGGAGGGGATCGGGGTGATAGACGCCCCCGTCCCGCAAGGGCGACGGCATAGCCGGAAGTCCCCGAGTCCTCGGCCGCGAAAAACCCCGTCCGGACAATCCACCGGCCCGTACCGCAAACCGACACAGGTGTGCCAGGCGAGCATCCGAAGGCGTTCGGGAGAACCCTCGTGAAGGAACTCGGCAAAATGGCCCCGTACCTTCGGTAGAAGGGGCGCTGGCGCGAGCCAGCCGCAGAGGATCGGCTCCGGCGACTGTTTACCAAAAACACAGGACTCTGCCAACTCGCAAGAGGACGTATAGAGTCTGACGCCTGCTCGGTGTCGGTAGGTTGAGGGAGGCGGTGACGCGAAAGCGGAAGCTGGCGACCGAAGCCCCGATAAACGGCGGCCGTAACTATGACGGTCCTAAGGTAGCGAAGTTCCTTGTCGGGTAAGTTCCGACCTGCATGAATGGCGTAACGACCGGAGCACTGTCTCCACGAGGGACCCGGTGAAACTGCAGTCGTGGTGAAGATACCACGTCCCCGCGGCTAGACGGAAAGACCCCGTGAACCTTTACTGCAGGTTGGCACTGGCCCGACGTCGACCCTGTGTAGCATAGCTGGGAGGCCGCGAAGCCCGGGCGCCAGCCCGGGTGGAGCCACCGGTGAAATACCAGCCTGGGTCGTCGTCGTGCCTCACCGTCACCCAACTGACGGGACACTGCTCATCGGGCAGTTTGACTGGGGCGGTCTCCTCCCAAAGAGTAACGGAGGAGCGCCATGGTCCCCTCGGCCCGGTCGGCCATCGGGCAACGCGAGCGCAAACGTACAAGGGGGCCTGACAGCGAGCCCAATCGGGCGAGCTGGGACGAAAGTCGGCGTTAGTGATCCGGCGGTGCTGGATGGAAAGGCCGTCGCTCAACGGATAAAAGGTACTCCGGGGATAACAGGCTGATCTCCCCCGAGCGTCCATAGCGGCGGGGAG carries:
- a CDS encoding sugar ABC transporter ATP-binding protein encodes the protein MADASGIPLLSMRGVAKRFGASQALDGVSIDLYPGEVHALIGENGAGKSTLMKVLSGACRPDLGSMTLAGDPYAPRGPRDALSRGVAMIYQELAIAPHLTVEANVMLGQERTRLGLLRGKEHRRVVREALGLLDHADIRPDAIAGGLSVGAQQLVEVARALVGDARVIVFDEPTSSLTERDAGRLFAVIDRLRARGLAIAYISHFLEEVKRVARRYTVLRDGRAVAGGLMEGAELRAIIAAMVGRDLTEMFPRVPRQAGAPVLDLHGLSGRRLPRRADLQLRRGEVLGVAGLVGAGRTELLRAVFGLDEVREGRVTVHGVSGRSSGSPGDRIAQGLGLLSEDRKAEGLALGRSVEENLTLSALGRYSRLGWLRLRGRRAEARHWMEAMRVRSTGPDQRVGALSGGNQQKVALARLLHQRADVLLLDEPTRGIDVGSKAEIYRMIGELAAGGKAVLMVSSYLPELLGVCDRIAVMSRGVLGEARPVDRWTEHRIMEEATGRLAGA
- a CDS encoding substrate-binding domain-containing protein, with product MIGRTAVFVSSMLVLAAGCGVPAEQGGPSSPSGASSPEGGVLFVGFDGSPPLVQALREGKIQGLVLQNPRRMGYLGVKTLIDHLEDREVEAEVATGETLATPENMGTAEVAELLDPPKIDHGADASLSGEKKKAWRIMVIPKGTTHEFWQTIHYGAKAAADEMNAEILWKGPQKEDDRQQQIELVQNAIALGVDGIVLAPLDARALVGPVEQATERGIPVVIIDSALNSEAPVSYVATDNYNGGVLAARRMGELMGGEGRAILLRYAVGSASTEQREQGFLDTMASEFPGVEFVSQDQYAGATAATALEKSQQLVTRYRGQVDAIFAPNESSTFGMLRALEGAGMLKSGRE